DNA from Toxoplasma gondii ME49 chromosome X, whole genome shotgun sequence:
TTGCAGCGCAGATTTGTGCCGAGATGAAATACCCTGAATCACAGGGCATCGAGTCTGCGTTAGTCCGACTCTGCACACGGTTTCTCCATAACTTTTTTAAACAGCGTTGTGTCTAGATATTAGTTGTAAGCCCTTAACGTCGTCATAGACTTTCGTGTTATCTTCATCAAGTGTTGCTTCAAGAGTCGAACTGCACTAGCAGCGTTGTCTTTAGCTACTAGTTGTAAGCCCTTAACGTCGTCATAGACTTTCGTGTTATCTTCATCAAGTGTTGCTTCAAGATTCGAACGGTACTAGCAGCGTTATCTTCAGCTACCTTTGTCAGCTGTGAGTGTCTACGCAAGCTGTACCTCAGTCGCACTCGCTGCCACAGTTCCCTGGAAGAAGCTCTTCGCCTCAATGCCAGCGGGACCCCGTTCATCGGTGGGAGGTGCGATCGGCTGTAGGACACACGCCAGTAGTGGCACACAAGCAAACAAAAGTCTTCATGACACGAGTTCAACGCATTCTGCAAGAGGCTCAATCCTGAAGACCACGGTTTAAAGGTGAACTCCTTCGGTATGGCGTTACGGCCGGCACAAAAGAGCACGACAACGAGTAGACCCCAAGTGACTGCAACGGGTGTACCCGGAAAACGGAAACGATTGCGGCAGAGAAACTTCACAGGGCTCGAAAAGCTAAAACTCATAAATAGAAAAGACAAGTGCTATAACTTTGGAACAAAATTACGTCATCTGGCCGGGTCAGGAAGAGAACAACCGACAACAACACCACGAGCTCCGTCTAGGCACAAGGCAAGACAAGGACCGGAGGCGAGAACCCGTCCATTGTGGCGAATGATGCCGCGGGCGACTCAGCGCCGCCGAATTCGCTAGTCTCAGGTCGAGTCGCCGGGGCGTCAGGAGACAAGCACCGGCGCCCCGCGCGCCAACTGTCCGTCCTTCCTGGTGAGTTGACGTTTTGAGCCACGCTGCAGAACTCTGCACTGGAGTGATTGAGCGCGGCATTTATGTCAATCTGGTTTTTCCACGTGTATTCCAGAAGCTTGCCCTGAGAAATACAGATACACTGTCACTTTTGAATCGATGTTTTCTGTGTTACGTAACCGCAACATGAGACACGGTCCCTCGATTGGATCGTCATCATGTCTTATCTGGCTAGCTGCCGCATTCTTTGTTTCGGCACTTGGCCACGTACAGCAAGGCGCTGGCGTTGTGCGGCCTCGCCACTGGCAGAACTCGGAAGCCGCTGTTAGTGTCCGGTCgccgggaggcgcgtccccTAGACCTTTCCACAGCCCAATTGAGCCAGTAGCATTTATTGATGGGGAGCACGATGAAGACAAGCATGAAGGCTCATGGTTGGAGCAGGAAGCGGCCGAGGATGTGACCCCTTTACCGGACAGCCACACAGAGGCCCAGACACAGTCCCCCAGTGCTTTTAGAAGGTTAACCAGGCGTTTGCGTTTTTGGCGACGTGGGGTGACAGGCGGATCAGAtgctggagaagaggcgcctcAGACGCCTCGACCTTCACTACGTACACGAATACTTCAGTACTTGCGGCGTGTGGGAACATTTTTCAGACGAGACATTCCAGCGGCAGCACTTCGATTCTTCAGGCGCTTTCGACGAGTCCGCCAACCTGTATTCCCTCCCGACGAGTTTCCGGAGGATGTCGACACGAACCCTATTTATTTCCGTGGTACGGATCCTGGAGACGTTGTCATTGAGGAGCTGTTCAATCGTATACCGCAAGCAAACGTACGGACTACAAGTGAATACATGCAGTCCGCAGCTGACAGTCTAGTGTCCACATCGTTGTGGAATACTGGACAGCCCTTCCGCGTAGAGTCGGAGCTTGGCGAGCGTCCAAGGACGCTAGTCAGGGGCACAGTGCTCGGCCAGGAAGACCCTTATGCATATCTCGAGGCGACCGaccaggagacaggagaatcATTTGAGGTGCACGTTCCATATTTCACGGAACGGCCGCCTTCCAACGCGATCAAGCAGATGAAGGAGGAGGTGCTGCGCCTACGCTTGCTACGAGGCATCAAAAACCAGAAGCAAGCCAAGGTGCATCTCAGATTTATATTCCCCTTCGATTTGGTGAAGGAcccacagaaaaagaagatgaTCCGGGTTCGCTTAGATGAGAGGGATATGTGGGTCTTGAGCAGATTCTTTCTGTATCCCCGAATGCAGAGTAACCTTCAGACGTTTGGAGAAGTCCTACTGAGTCATTCCTCAACACACAAGTCCCTCGTGCACCACGCTCGGTTGCAGCTCACGCTTCAGGTCATAAGGCTGCTTGCGAGTCTCCATCACTATGGCCTTGTGCATACCTATTTGAGGCCCGTCGACATCGTCTTGGACCAGCGTGGTGGCGTGTTTTTGACCGGCTTTGAACATCTGGTGCGAGACGGTGCCAGGGTGGTGTCGTCCGTCAGTCGAGGATTCGAACCGCCGGAGCTTGAAGCCAGACGAGCAACCATATCTTACCACAGGGACCGCAGGACGCTGATGACATTTTCGTTTGATGCATGGGCATTGGGGTTGGTGATCTACTGGATTTGGTGCGCCGATTTGCCCATTACCAAGGACGCGGCGCTAGGCGGAAGTGAATGGATCTTTCGAAGCTGCAAGAATATCCCACAGCCAGTCAGAGCTTTGCTTGAGGGATTCTTGCGATACCCGAAAGAGGATCGGCTCCTCCCATTGCAAGCCATGGAAACTCCTGAGTACGAGCAACTGCGCACAGAGCTATCAGCCGTTTTGCCCCTGTATCAAACTGATGGAGAACCGGCATGAGAGGGTGGCCCGCCGCCATCGGGAACATCTCAGCCGGACGAAGCTGGAGCCGCTGAGGCGGTTACGGCAATCTAGAACCTCGAGGAGGGGCCAGCGATGAGCTTGAATTCAATGGCGCTTCACTTGCTGGTACAGAAACGTAATTAGCTTGGTGTCCGTTCGGCTGCTCGATTCGAATGTTTTTTCTGGAGGCGGTGCTGCACGTTATGGAGGTGGTTGGGAGACAGGTGAAGAAGATGTGCATGTGGTTGGCTAAAAAGCGTGCAGCTTACGTGGTTGAAACTTTGTCTGCCGGTGCTCCGCATTTGCCGACAGTCTCGTTGGTGATGTCTCTGGAGGACGATTTGCCTTTCCAGGGCGGCCCCTCCAGGACATATTTTAGAAAGGGTCCTTCGCCGGAgccctcgtttttttcgtgtctGAGCGACCTTCACTCATGTGAGTGCTGAAAGCATGAAACGACGACGACCTTCCCGCGTGTCAGGCGACACCATTGAGAGTTGTGTTCTAGGAAGCACAGTGAACAAGTAAGTAGTATAGGAGACAACCGGCGAAGCTGCACCCACGGAAGCACCGAGTCGAGGACTCGCTTTGGCGTTCCTGGACNNNNNNNNNNNNNNNNNNNNNNNNNNNNNNNNNNNNNNNNNNNNNNNNNNNNNNNNNNNNNNNNNNNNNNNNNNNNNNNNNNNNNNNNNNNNNNNNNNNNNNNNNNNNNNNNNNNNNNNNNNNNNNNNNNNNNNNNNNNNNNNNNNNNNNNNNNNNNNNNNNNNNNNNNNNNNNNNNNNNNNNNNNNNNNNNNNNNNNNNNNNNNNNNNNNNNNNNNNNNNNNNNNNNNNNNNNNNNNNNNNNNNNNNNNNNNNNNNNNNNNNNNNNNNNNNNNNNNNNNNNNNNNNNNNNNNNNNNNNNNNNNNNNNNNNNNNNNNNNNNNNNNNNNNNNNNNNNNNNNNNNNNNNNNNNNNNNNNNNNNNNNNNNNNNNNNNNNNNNNNNNNNNNNNNNNNNNNNNNNNNNNNNNNNNNNNNNNNNNNNNNNNNNNNNNNNNNNNNNNNNNNNNNNNNNNNNNNNNNNNNNNNNNNNNNNNNNNNNNNNNNNNNNNNNNNNNNNNNNNNNNNNNNNNNNNNNNNNNNNNNNNNNNNNNNNNNNNNNNNNNNNNNNNNNNNNNNNNNNNNNNNNNNNNNNNNNNNNNNNNNNNNNNNNNNNNNNNNNNNNNNNNNNNNNNNNNNNNNNNNNNNNNNNNNNNNNNNNNNNNNNNNNNNNNNNNNNNNNNNNNNNNNNNNNNNNNNNNNNNNNNNNNNNNNNNNNNNNNNNNNNNNNNNNNNNNNNNNNNNNNNNNNNNNNNNNNNNNNNNNNNNNNNNNNNNNNNNNNNNNNNNNNNNNNNNNNNNNNNNNNNNNNNNNNNNNNNNNNNNNNNNNNNNNNNNNNNNNNNNNNNNNNNNNNNNNNNNNNNNNNNNNNNNNNNNNNNNNNNNNNNNNNNNNNNNNNNNNNNNNNNNNNNNNNNNNNNNNNNNNNNNNNNNNNNNNNNNNNNNNNNNNNNNNNNNNNNNNNNNNNNNNNNNNNNNNNNNNNNNNNNNNNNNNNNNNNNNNNNNNNNNNNNNNNNNNNNNNNNNNNNNNNNNNNNNNNNNNNNNNNNNNNNNNNNNNNNNNNNNNNNNNNNNNNNNNNNNNNNNNNNNNNNNNNNNNNNNNNNNNNNNNNNNNNNNNNNNNNNNNNNNNNNNNNNNNNNNNNNNNNNNNNNNNNNNNNNNNNNNTCCTGCGGTACCTGCGCAGCATTTAGTGGTcatctccgtttctgtttgtTCCTCGCCAATTTGTGGTAGTTGGCAACCGTCTGCATTGAATCCGCCGTAGTCAACACGAGATGCAGCTGCTCACGCTGGAAATCATTGATTCTTCCCGCTTTGTGGGAGGCACGCGTATGTAGGTGAAAGACATCTAGCGAAGCAACTCCACGAGTATTCGGTGGCCCAGCGCAAGTGACGGTGCGGCCTACAGAGACGAACATCCGGCCCACGCACCGACTGTCCTTCCATCTGAGTTGACGTTTTGAGCCATGCTGCAAAACTGCACGCAGTAGTGAGGAGAATGGTATCCACGTCATCTTGTTTTTCCGCGTGTATTTCAGAAGATTCTCGCGAGAACTGTGGATGCCCTTGTCACATGTGAACGGTTGTTTTGTGTGTTACACATCTGCAACATGGAAAACTGTGCGTCGGTCAGATCATCGTCGTGTCTTATCTGGCTAGCTGCCGCATTCTTTGTTTCGGCACTTGGCCACGTACAGCAAGGCGCTGGCGTTGTGCGGCCTCGCCACTGGCAGAACTCGGAAGCCGCTGTTAGTGTCCGGCCgccgggaggcgcgtccccTAGACCTTTCCACAGCCCAATTGAGCCAGTAGCATTTATTGATGGGGAGCACGTTGAAGACAAGCATGGAGGCTCATGGCTGGAGCAGGAAGCGGCCGAGGAAGTGACCCCCTTATTGAACAGCCACACAGAGACCCCGACACAGTCCCCCAGTGCTTTTAGAAGGTTACTCAGGCGTTTGCGTTTTTGGCGACGTGGGAGGACAGGCGGATCAGATGGCGGAGGAGAACCACCGCAGACGCCTCGCCCTTCCCTACCGACCCGACTGTTTCAGCATTTGCGGCGTGCGGCAGCAGCAATTCCCGCGGCGGCATCTAGATTCTTTGGGAGATTTCGACGAGGCCGACTACCTGTATTCCCTCCCGACGAGTTTCCGGAGGATGTCGACACGAACCCTATTTATTTCCGTGGTACGGATCCTGGAGACGTTGTCATTGAGGAGCTGTTCAATCGTATACCGCAAGCAAACGTACGGACTACAAGTGAATACATGCAGTCCGCAGCTGACAGTCTAGTGTCCACATCGTTGTGGAATACTGGACAGCCCTTCCGCGTAGAGTCGGAGCTTGGCGAGCGTCCAAGGACGCTAGTCAGGGGCACAGTGCTCGGCCAGGAAGACCCTTATGCATATCTCGAGGCGACCGaccaggagacaggagaatcATTTGAGGTGCACGTTCCATATTTCACGGAACGGCCGCCTTCCAACGCGATCAAGCAGATGAAGGAGGAGGTGCTGCGCCTACGCTTGCTACGAGGCATCAAAAACCAGAAGCAAGCCAAGGTGCATCTCAGATTTATATTCCCCTTCGATTTGGTGAAGGAcccacagaaaaagaagatgaTCCGGGTTCGCTTAGATGAGAGGGATATGTGGGTCTTGAGCAGATTCTTTCTGTATCCCCGAATGCAGAGTAACCTTCAGACGTTTGGAGAAGTCCTACTGAGTCATTCCTCAACACACAAGTCCCTCGTGCACCACGCTCGGTTGCAGCTCACGCTTCAGGTCATAAGGCTGCTTGCGAGTCTCCATCACTATGGCCTTGTGCATACCTATTTGAGGCCCGTCGACATCGTCTTGGACCAGCGTGGTGGCGTGTTTTTGACCGGCTTTGAACATCTGGTGCGAGNNNNNNNNNNNNNNNNNNNNNNNNNNNNNNNNNNNNNNNNNNNNNNNNNNNNNNNNNNNNNNNNNNNNNNNNNNNNNNNNNNNNNNNNNNNNNNNNNNNNNNNNNNNNNNNNNNNNNNNNNNNNNNNNNNNNNNNNNNNNNNNNNNNNNNNNNNNNNNNNNNNNNNNNNNNNNNNNNNNNNNNNNNNNNNNNNNNNNNNNNNNNNNNNNNNNNNNNNNNNNNNNNNNNNNNNNNNNNNNNNNNNNNNNNNNNNNNNNNNNNNNNNNNNNNNNNNNNNNNNNNNNNNNNNNNNNNNNNNNNNNNNNNNNNNNNNNNNNNNNNNNNNNNNNNNNNNNNNNNNNNNNNNNNNNNNNNNNNNNNNNNNNNNNNNNNNNNNNNNNNNNNNNNNNNNNNNNNNNNNNNNNNNNNNNNNNNNNNNNNNNNNNNNNNNNNNNNNNNNNNNNNNNNNNNNNNNNNNNNNNNNNNNNNNNNNNNNNNNNNNNNNNNNNNNNNNNNNNNNNNNNNNNNNNNNNNNNNNNNNNNNNNNNNNNNNNNNNNNNNNNNNNNNNNNNNNNNNNNNNNNNNNNNNNNNNNNNNNNNNNNNNNNNNNNNNNNNNNNNNNNNNNNNNNNNNNNNNNNNNNNNNNNNNNNNNNNNNNNNNNNNNNNNNNNNNNNNNNNNNNNNNNNNNNNNNNNNNNNNNNNNNNNNNNNNNNNNNNNNNNNNNNNNNNNNNNNNNNNNNNNNNNNNNNNNNNNNNN
Protein-coding regions in this window:
- the ROP8 gene encoding rhoptry protein ROP8 (encoded by transcript TGME49_215775~Gene product name based on ToxoDB Community Expert Annotation.~Signal peptide predicted by SignalP 2.0 HMM (probability 0.886) with cleavage site probability 0.656 at residue 35~Predicted trans-membrane domain (TMHMM2.0):12-35) — its product is MFSVLRNRNMRHGPSIGSSSCLIWLAAAFFVSALGHVQQGAGVVRPRHWQNSEAAVSVRSPGGASPRPFHSPIEPVAFIDGEHDEDKHEGSWLEQEAAEDVTPLPDSHTEAQTQSPSAFRRLTRRLRFWRRGVTGGSDAGEEAPQTPRPSLRTRILQYLRRVGTFFRRDIPAAALRFFRRFRRVRQPVFPPDEFPEDVDTNPIYFRGTDPGDVVIEELFNRIPQANVRTTSEYMQSAADSLVSTSLWNTGQPFRVESELGERPRTLVRGTVLGQEDPYAYLEATDQETGESFEVHVPYFTERPPSNAIKQMKEEVLRLRLLRGIKNQKQAKVHLRFIFPFDLVKDPQKKKMIRVRLDERDMWVLSRFFLYPRMQSNLQTFGEVLLSHSSTHKSLVHHARLQLTLQVIRLLASLHHYGLVHTYLRPVDIVLDQRGGVFLTGFEHLVRDGARVVSSVSRGFEPPELEARRATISYHRDRRTLMTFSFDAWALGLVIYWIWCADLPITKDAALGGSEWIFRSCKNIPQPVRALLEGFLRYPKEDRLLPLQAMETPEYEQLRTELSAVLPLYQTDGEPA
- the ROP2A gene encoding rhoptry protein ROP2A (encoded by transcript TGME49_215785~Gene product name based on ToxoDB Community Expert Annotation.~Signal peptide predicted by SignalP 2.0 HMM (probability 0.963) with cleavage site probability 0.712 at residue 26~Predicted trans-membrane domain (TMHMM2.0):6-29) → MENCASVRSSSCLIWLAAAFFVSALGHVQQGAGVVRPRHWQNSEAAVSVRPPGGASPRPFHSPIEPVAFIDGEHVEDKHGGSWLEQEAAEEVTPLLNSHTETPTQSPSAFRRLLRRLRFWRRGRTGGSDGGGEPPQTPRPSLPTRLFQHLRRAAAAIPAAASRFFGRFRRGRLPVFPPDEFPEDVDTNPIYFRGTDPGDVVIEELFNRIPQANVRTTSEYMQSAADSLVSTSLWNTGQPFRVESELGERPRTLVRGTVLGQEDPYAYLEATDQETGESFEVHVPYFTERPPSNAIKQMKEEVLRLRLLRGIKNQKQAKVHLRFIFPFDLVKDPQKKKMIRVRLDERDMWVLSRFFLYPRMQSNLQTFGEVLLSHSSTHKSLVHHARLQLTLQVIRLLASLHHYGLVHTYLRPVDIVLDQRGGVFLTGFEHLVR